Proteins encoded in a region of the Bacillus sp. T3 genome:
- a CDS encoding TetR/AcrR family transcriptional regulator: MDRRQQKTRDAIFKAFSKLIEQKRYRNITVQEIIDEANIGRSTFYAHFETKDELLKAMCTDIFSHVFSDELVPENTHDFSSEYNGIDAKLTHILHHLKDSKRNIVGILSCESGELFMRYFKEYLTAMLSKYLNEIKVNAPADFVLNHLVGSFVETVRWWIDKSMEYSPEETVMYYIEVSCVNRITN; the protein is encoded by the coding sequence GTGGACAGAAGGCAACAAAAAACAAGAGATGCTATCTTCAAGGCATTCAGCAAATTGATTGAACAGAAGAGGTATAGAAATATAACCGTGCAGGAAATCATTGATGAAGCGAATATTGGTCGAAGCACTTTTTATGCTCATTTTGAAACAAAGGACGAGCTACTTAAAGCAATGTGTACCGATATCTTCAGTCATGTATTTTCGGATGAACTCGTGCCAGAAAATACCCATGATTTTTCGAGTGAATACAACGGTATCGACGCGAAGCTTACACATATCCTCCATCATTTGAAGGACAGTAAAAGGAACATTGTGGGTATTTTATCCTGCGAAAGTGGCGAACTCTTTATGAGGTATTTTAAAGAATACCTTACAGCGATGTTGTCAAAGTATCTGAATGAGATAAAAGTGAATGCCCCTGCCGATTTCGTTTTAAATCATCTCGTAGGTAGCTTTGTAGAAACAGTAAGATGGTGGATTGATAAAAGTATGGAATACTCACCTGAAGAAACAGTCATGTATTATATTGAGGTTAGCTGTGTCAATAGAATTACAAATTAA
- a CDS encoding MATE family efflux transporter, whose translation MEDTTIQNKTTKQKLSIIFALAIPAMIENILQTIVGFVDTLFVAKLGLNEVTAVGVANAVLAVYIAVFMAIGVGTSSLIARSIGAEDISKAKSIARQSTILSSILGLLFGLITLFFSEPLLRLMGAESKVLTDGVTYFSIVAIPSIFISLMFTFGSILRAAGDTKTPMKVSWWINLIHIGLDYVLIFGIFGIEGLGVAGAAWATVIVRIIGTLLLFINIKRSKVSFLLFGSSSRKDTLSILKLSTPTAIERLIMRFGQVLYFGLILKIGADVYASHSIAGNIETFSYMPGYGLAIAATTLVGQSIGGKQYKDAYKYGMITTVVAIIFMSFIGVLLFFLSPWFATWFTTDKDAIDMVVTALRIDAFAQPALAIGLVLAGALQGAGDTKSPMYSTAIGMWLIRVVGVFVLGIHFEMGIAGVWLSIAIDLYVRAIFLFFRFKQFKNK comes from the coding sequence ATGGAAGATACCACAATACAAAATAAAACCACTAAGCAAAAACTTTCCATCATCTTTGCCTTAGCAATACCCGCAATGATTGAAAATATATTACAAACCATAGTTGGGTTTGTAGATACTCTATTTGTTGCAAAATTAGGTTTAAATGAGGTCACTGCAGTAGGTGTGGCTAATGCAGTATTAGCTGTCTATATTGCTGTTTTTATGGCAATAGGGGTAGGAACATCTTCACTTATTGCCCGAAGTATAGGGGCAGAAGATATTTCAAAAGCAAAATCCATTGCTCGGCAATCAACCATCTTATCATCTATTCTTGGACTGCTATTTGGTTTGATTACCCTCTTTTTTAGCGAACCACTACTCCGTTTAATGGGAGCAGAATCAAAAGTTTTAACAGATGGAGTCACTTACTTTAGTATAGTTGCCATTCCTTCTATTTTTATCTCACTCATGTTTACCTTTGGCAGCATTCTTCGAGCTGCTGGTGATACAAAAACTCCTATGAAGGTTAGTTGGTGGATTAATCTTATTCACATAGGATTAGACTATGTATTAATTTTTGGGATCTTTGGAATAGAAGGACTAGGAGTAGCAGGGGCCGCATGGGCAACAGTTATTGTACGAATCATTGGTACACTTCTGTTGTTTATCAATATTAAAAGGTCAAAAGTGTCCTTTCTATTATTTGGGAGTTCCTCAAGGAAAGATACCTTGTCTATTTTAAAATTATCTACTCCTACAGCAATTGAACGTTTAATTATGCGGTTCGGACAGGTACTTTATTTTGGATTGATACTCAAGATTGGGGCTGATGTCTATGCTTCCCATTCGATTGCAGGAAATATCGAAACATTTTCTTACATGCCAGGTTATGGTCTGGCTATTGCTGCCACAACTTTGGTAGGGCAAAGTATTGGAGGTAAGCAATACAAAGACGCTTATAAGTACGGAATGATTACTACAGTAGTGGCAATTATTTTTATGTCCTTTATAGGTGTTCTTTTATTCTTCTTATCCCCTTGGTTCGCCACTTGGTTTACCACAGATAAAGATGCAATAGATATGGTTGTAACAGCATTAAGGATAGATGCTTTTGCTCAACCTGCATTAGCTATTGGATTAGTTTTAGCAGGAGCATTACAAGGAGCAGGAGATACAAAAAGTCCTATGTATAGCACAGCTATTGGTATGTGGCTGATTCGTGTAGTGGGAGTATTTGTACTTGGAATTCATTTTGAAATGGGAATAGCAGGAGTTTGGCTTTCAATTGCAATAGATTTATATGTCCGAGCTATATTTCTGTTTTTCAGATTTAAGCAATTCAAGAATAAATAA
- a CDS encoding M48 family metallopeptidase, with protein sequence MNKRDTAPRDLIYYKEKIYFWIVLFFSIISYVLFSFSIIGLPIIAALFFLSFLLHGVAMGQIRTNAVKLSPGQFPDIYTKVEELCKKMELKKIPDVYVMQSGGILNAFATRFFRKNMVIVYSEVFDLIEEGLEDELYFILAHELAHIKRNHMGKMAFILPSMWIPGLAETYLRACEYTCDRYAAYYTGNPEASENSLMMLAIGKKLYYRTDRNEFMNQINREKGFFVWLSEILSTHPPLPKRIHEIKTYFGGVEPIISAKKTKWVYGAVAVLALCIFLGGIYSEMDNIESLLPFGNLEDEVVDEPSDIPPIVQAAVNGDTQKVEKLAKSGKDVDEEDYTGYTAMDWSIKAGNEEMVKTLLKNGADPNNETSYMMTPLMTAAEKGRPEIIKILHSASAKLNYQDSENSMTALIYAAQGEDEDTVKVLLQLGADPKKMDYSNMTPYMHALDVGHENIAELLKPNK encoded by the coding sequence TTGAATAAGCGTGATACTGCACCAAGAGATTTGATTTACTATAAAGAGAAAATATATTTCTGGATTGTTCTTTTCTTCAGCATTATTTCTTACGTCCTATTCTCTTTTTCCATTATAGGTTTACCTATAATCGCTGCTTTGTTCTTTCTTTCCTTTTTGCTTCACGGGGTCGCAATGGGGCAAATTCGAACCAACGCAGTTAAGCTTTCGCCTGGGCAATTCCCGGATATCTATACCAAGGTGGAAGAACTTTGCAAAAAAATGGAGCTTAAGAAAATACCGGATGTTTATGTAATGCAATCAGGAGGCATCCTCAATGCCTTTGCAACCCGGTTTTTCCGAAAGAACATGGTCATTGTCTATTCGGAAGTTTTTGACCTCATTGAAGAGGGTTTGGAAGATGAGCTTTATTTCATTCTTGCGCATGAGCTGGCACATATAAAACGTAACCATATGGGAAAGATGGCATTCATCCTGCCATCCATGTGGATCCCAGGATTGGCAGAAACGTATCTTCGTGCCTGTGAATATACATGTGACCGTTATGCAGCGTACTACACGGGAAATCCTGAAGCTTCAGAAAACAGCCTGATGATGCTTGCCATTGGAAAGAAATTATATTACAGGACGGATCGAAATGAATTCATGAATCAAATAAACAGGGAAAAGGGATTCTTTGTATGGCTGAGCGAAATTCTTTCCACACATCCTCCTCTCCCAAAAAGGATTCATGAAATCAAGACCTACTTTGGTGGGGTGGAACCCATCATTTCAGCGAAGAAAACGAAATGGGTATATGGTGCTGTAGCCGTACTCGCATTGTGCATATTTCTTGGTGGAATTTATTCCGAAATGGATAATATTGAATCCCTTCTTCCTTTTGGTAATCTTGAAGACGAAGTAGTTGATGAGCCATCTGACATTCCTCCGATTGTCCAGGCAGCGGTTAATGGGGACACACAGAAGGTCGAAAAGCTTGCCAAGTCAGGAAAAGACGTAGATGAGGAAGACTATACTGGATATACTGCAATGGACTGGTCGATAAAGGCGGGAAATGAGGAAATGGTTAAAACCCTTCTTAAAAATGGTGCTGATCCGAATAACGAAACGAGTTATATGATGACACCGCTAATGACAGCCGCTGAAAAAGGAAGACCGGAAATCATTAAAATTCTTCATTCTGCCAGTGCAAAACTCAATTATCAGGATTCCGAAAACAGTATGACTGCATTAATTTATGCAGCGCAGGGAGAAGACGAGGATACGGTTAAAGTTTTGCTTCAGCTTGGGGCGGATCCTAAAAAGATGGACTACTCAAACATGACACCGTACATGCACGCTCTTGATGTGGGACATGAAAACATTGCTGAACTATTGAAACCGAATAAGTAG
- a CDS encoding HAD family phosphatase: MIKNIVFDLGNVLLNWNPEVYLQQRNIEVDKIPEVYKEIFQSKEWDLLDRGLITEDEAKDIIIKRSHNNGHLIRLAFENWYELFTPIEDTVDILKSVKNAGYKAYFLSVFHLLAFENVTKRYAFFEHFDGGVASYEAKMVKPEEGIYKQLIEKYSIKPEESIFIDDSKANIEAAKKLNFNAILFDSSTDLREELKEYNVII; encoded by the coding sequence ATGATTAAAAATATTGTATTTGATTTAGGTAATGTGTTATTGAACTGGAACCCTGAGGTGTATCTACAACAAAGGAATATAGAAGTTGATAAAATTCCTGAAGTATATAAAGAAATATTTCAAAGTAAAGAATGGGATTTATTGGACAGAGGGCTTATCACAGAGGATGAAGCAAAAGATATTATAATTAAAAGGAGTCATAACAATGGGCATCTGATAAGGCTTGCATTTGAAAATTGGTATGAGTTGTTTACGCCAATTGAAGATACTGTAGATATTCTGAAAAGTGTAAAAAACGCAGGTTATAAAGCTTATTTTTTGTCTGTTTTTCATTTGTTAGCATTTGAAAATGTAACGAAGAGATATGCCTTTTTTGAACACTTTGATGGTGGAGTTGCCTCTTATGAAGCAAAAATGGTCAAACCTGAAGAAGGTATATATAAACAATTAATAGAGAAATATTCAATAAAGCCTGAAGAGTCCATTTTCATAGATGACTCCAAGGCTAATATTGAAGCTGCAAAAAAACTTAATTTTAATGCAATTCTTTTCGATAGTTCAACGGATTTGAGAGAGGAATTAAAGGAATATAACGTTATTATATAA
- a CDS encoding LysE family translocator, which translates to MLDFINIIDFTHFTAFIVATLIIAIIPGPDMAFIVSRTVVGGKKIGIATAFGMQVGVMFHILLAAFGLSAILMTSATVFQIVKYIGATYLIYLGIQTVRDKKGINIDIRENKGGIWKAFWQGAITDILNPKVALFFLTFLPQFINHDMGNTFFQFIFLGVIFGMLSLTIDVCYSIVASSIRDVLTKNKTAMKWQKKVSGFTLIGLGTLLAVEKRG; encoded by the coding sequence ATGCTTGATTTTATTAATATAATAGATTTCACTCATTTTACAGCTTTCATAGTCGCTACATTGATAATAGCTATTATTCCGGGACCAGATATGGCTTTTATAGTCAGCCGTACTGTTGTAGGAGGCAAAAAGATTGGAATAGCCACAGCATTTGGAATGCAAGTAGGGGTTATGTTTCATATTCTACTTGCTGCATTTGGACTATCAGCTATTTTGATGACTTCTGCAACTGTTTTTCAAATCGTAAAGTATATTGGTGCCACGTATCTAATTTATTTAGGAATACAGACTGTTCGAGATAAAAAAGGAATAAACATTGATATTCGAGAAAATAAAGGTGGAATATGGAAAGCTTTTTGGCAAGGAGCAATAACTGATATTTTAAACCCGAAAGTAGCTTTATTTTTTCTTACTTTTCTCCCACAATTTATTAATCACGACATGGGCAACACTTTTTTTCAATTCATATTTTTAGGAGTAATTTTTGGAATGCTTAGTTTAACAATTGATGTATGTTATTCAATTGTTGCGAGTTCAATTAGGGATGTTTTAACTAAAAATAAAACTGCAATGAAGTGGCAAAAAAAGGTTAGTGGGTTTACTCTAATCGGTTTAGGAACTTTGCTAGCTGTTGAAAAGAGAGGGTAA
- the gshAB gene encoding bifunctional glutamate--cysteine ligase GshA/glutathione synthetase GshB — MGMLNHELLQLVMDNYLYKDIWRGNFGLEKENNRVDKNGKLALTPHPKSFGVKMENPYIKTDFSESQIEMITPSFETIDETYQFLETIHDIVTLELNDEYLWPSSNPPALPNDEEIPIALMNDPEEDHYRLQLAEKYGRKRQLISGIHYNFSFNEEFLKRIYHALHVNKSFKDFKNNTYLRVARNVLKYRWLLIYLTGASPVFDKTYIEKCVQLSEHLDEESYFFPNMGSLRNSVCGYRNEKTFYISYDSVEEYVRDLQSLVKSKELLSVREYYSPVRIKPEKGKDLVQALLQNGIAYLELRMIDLNPLYKIGVSKESLKFVHLFLLFMMLIEDGPFGEEEQKVAALNHDSLILNGLQGRLFGEDSYITLEEKALVFFKEMEHMLQVLKPSDDTFIRLLNQEKQKQLNPKLSFAAVVKSEIQKSSYLSYHMDKAKQYAEESKASGYQFIGYEDLELSTQLLLKAAVKRGISFEFLDREENFILLQKGNHREYVKQATKTSLDSYSTVLMMENKVVTKKVLKRHGIRVPDGRVYRDLDSALADYGTYRNNPIVIKPKSTNFGLGITIFAGTFPLRITKKLLRWHLNTTRLFYLKNL, encoded by the coding sequence ATGGGTATGTTGAATCATGAATTATTACAACTCGTGATGGACAATTATTTATATAAAGATATTTGGCGTGGCAATTTTGGTTTGGAAAAAGAAAATAACCGAGTCGATAAGAATGGAAAACTAGCATTGACACCCCACCCAAAATCTTTTGGAGTAAAAATGGAAAATCCGTATATTAAGACGGATTTTTCGGAAAGCCAAATCGAAATGATTACGCCTTCATTCGAAACGATTGATGAGACATATCAATTTTTAGAAACGATCCATGATATTGTGACACTTGAGTTAAATGATGAATATCTATGGCCCAGCAGCAATCCACCTGCATTGCCTAATGATGAGGAAATCCCAATTGCTTTGATGAATGATCCAGAAGAAGATCATTATCGGCTCCAATTGGCCGAAAAATACGGCCGGAAAAGACAATTAATAAGCGGAATCCATTATAATTTTTCGTTCAATGAGGAGTTTTTAAAAAGGATATATCATGCTTTACATGTCAATAAAAGCTTTAAGGATTTTAAAAACAACACCTATTTGAGAGTAGCTCGAAACGTATTGAAATATCGTTGGTTGCTTATTTATTTGACCGGAGCTAGTCCTGTCTTTGATAAAACCTATATCGAAAAATGTGTTCAATTGAGCGAACACTTGGATGAAGAAAGCTATTTTTTTCCGAACATGGGTTCCTTGCGTAATAGTGTATGCGGCTACCGTAATGAAAAAACATTTTATATTTCTTATGATTCGGTTGAAGAGTATGTTCGAGACTTACAATCGTTGGTTAAATCCAAGGAATTATTGAGTGTGAGGGAGTATTATAGTCCTGTAAGAATAAAACCTGAAAAAGGGAAAGACCTGGTTCAAGCTTTGTTGCAGAATGGAATCGCCTATTTGGAACTGCGTATGATTGATTTAAACCCCCTTTATAAAATTGGGGTTAGCAAAGAATCGCTGAAATTTGTTCATTTATTTCTCCTATTTATGATGCTTATCGAAGACGGGCCATTCGGAGAAGAAGAACAAAAAGTAGCTGCCCTTAATCATGATAGTCTAATCCTGAATGGTTTACAGGGTAGGTTATTTGGTGAAGACAGTTATATAACTTTAGAGGAAAAAGCCTTAGTTTTTTTTAAAGAGATGGAGCACATGTTACAGGTGTTAAAGCCTAGTGACGATACATTCATACGATTACTTAATCAAGAGAAACAAAAGCAATTAAATCCGAAGCTCAGTTTTGCTGCTGTGGTTAAGTCTGAGATTCAAAAGTCCTCTTATCTTTCTTACCATATGGACAAAGCAAAGCAGTATGCCGAGGAAAGTAAGGCAAGTGGTTACCAATTTATTGGCTACGAAGACTTGGAGCTATCCACACAACTATTGCTGAAAGCTGCGGTTAAACGAGGTATTTCGTTTGAATTTTTAGACCGTGAGGAGAATTTTATTCTGCTACAAAAAGGCAATCATAGAGAGTACGTCAAGCAAGCAACGAAAACGTCCCTTGATTCATACAGCACGGTTTTAATGATGGAAAATAAGGTTGTCACGAAGAAAGTCCTTAAGCGACACGGCATTCGTGTGCCAGATGGAAGGGTTTATCGTGATCTGGACTCTGCTCTGGCCGATTATGGGACTTATCGGAATAATCCCATCGTCATTAAGCCGAAGTCGACAAATTTTGGACTTGGCATTACCATTTTCGCCGGGACTTTTCCCTTGAGGATTACCAAAAAGCTTTTGAGATGGCATTTGAACACGACCAGACTGTTCTACTTGAAGAATTTATGA